One Dermacentor silvarum isolate Dsil-2018 chromosome 10, BIME_Dsil_1.4, whole genome shotgun sequence genomic window carries:
- the LOC119465998 gene encoding mitochondrial import inner membrane translocase subunit Tim9 yields the protein MAATMATADPQAEQIKQFKDFLVSYNKLSELCFSDCVHDFTVRHVRDKEDKCAMNCMEKYMKMNQRISQRFQEFQIQTNEAAMAAAQKGLH from the coding sequence ATGGCGGCGACCATGGCAACTGCGGACCCGCAAGCCGAACAGATCAAACAGTTCAAAGACTTTCTCGTCTCCTACAACAAGCTCTCGGAGCTTTGCTTCTCCGACTGCGTGCACGACTTCACGGTGCGGCACGTGAGGGACAAGGAGGACAAGTGCGCCATGAACTGTATGGAGAAGTACATGAAGATGAACCAGCGCATATCGCAGCGTTTCCAAGAGTTCCAGATTCAGACCAACGAAGCGGCGATGGCAGCGGCGCAAAAGGGACTGCACTAG